Proteins from a genomic interval of Shewanella seohaensis:
- a CDS encoding aldo/keto reductase, protein MSGSPFSFSEFVAGFWRMHSWQMSPAKRLNLIEQYLDLGVTTMDHADIYGQYQCETLFGEALALKPALRQQMQLVSKCGIKPAFDCRPERYVNHYDTSKAHIIASVEQSLKQLKTDYLDLLLIHRPDPLMDADQVAEAFADLKQAGKVQHFGVSNFTNAQFSLLQSRLTEPLVTNQIEISPLTMASLHDGTLDLCQERRIRPMAWSCLGGGKIFDNSHPQAIRLQQTLAVIADEIGAQDISQVIYAWVRMLPSRPVPIIGSGNIARIKTAVAAQSLTLDRQQWFSIWQASTGHSVP, encoded by the coding sequence ATGAGCGGATCCCCTTTTAGTTTTTCAGAGTTTGTTGCCGGCTTTTGGCGAATGCACAGTTGGCAAATGTCACCCGCCAAACGGCTTAACCTGATAGAACAATATTTAGACCTAGGTGTGACCACTATGGATCACGCCGATATTTATGGCCAATACCAGTGCGAAACCCTATTCGGCGAGGCGTTAGCGCTAAAACCCGCCTTAAGGCAGCAGATGCAATTGGTCAGCAAATGTGGCATTAAGCCCGCCTTCGATTGTCGCCCCGAGCGCTATGTAAACCACTACGACACCTCCAAGGCGCATATTATTGCCAGTGTGGAGCAATCACTAAAGCAGCTGAAAACCGATTATTTAGATCTGCTGCTGATCCACAGACCCGATCCTTTAATGGACGCCGATCAAGTGGCCGAAGCCTTTGCTGACTTAAAACAGGCCGGAAAAGTGCAACACTTTGGGGTATCTAACTTCACCAACGCGCAGTTTTCATTATTGCAGTCGAGATTGACTGAGCCCTTAGTCACCAATCAAATCGAAATTTCACCGCTAACAATGGCGAGTTTGCACGATGGTACTCTCGATTTATGTCAGGAGCGGCGCATTCGGCCTATGGCTTGGTCATGTTTGGGCGGTGGTAAGATCTTTGATAATAGCCATCCGCAGGCCATTCGCCTGCAACAAACCTTAGCGGTCATCGCCGATGAGATTGGTGCCCAAGATATCAGCCAAGTGATTTATGCCTGGGTACGGATGTTGCCGAGTCGGCCCGTGCCGATTATCGGCAGTGGCAATATCGCGAGGATAAAAACGGCGGTGGCCGCACAGTCACTCACCCTAGACAGGCAACAATGGTTTAGTATCTGGCAGGCATCAACCGGACACAGCGTGCCTTAG
- a CDS encoding formate--tetrahydrofolate ligase, with the protein MLTDMDISRRAHLKDIAALGAEFGLLPDEMQLFGKTKAKVDLRVQQRLAGQQQGKLIIVTAVTPTPHGEGKTVTTIGLTQSLKALGNKVCACIRQPSMGPVFGVKGGAAGGGYAQVVPMQELNLHLTGDIHAVSSAHNLGAAAIASRLYHERRLGKAEFELQSGQNYLDIAPNGIRWHRVVDHNDRCLREIEVGLGENNGPAYTSGFDITAASELMAILALSSNLADMRVRIGKLVLAVNRQGAAISAEDLGVAGAMTAIMADAVKPTLMQTLNGAPCLIHAGPFANIAHGNSSVIADDIALKLADFVVTEGGFGSDMGFEKFCNIKARQSGLTPSAAVLVTTLKALKANSGLTSDADINAPDQARLEAGFANLNWHINNVARYGIPVVVAINRFASDTDAELNWLIEAVAGTAAFGCELSEAFSQGEAGALALAQTVMRACEQPSEFTLLYPDDMALEAKLSTLAEVGYGAAGVSLSEAAKLQLQELSALGYADLPVCMAKTPLSISHDPQLKGVPQGFIVPVRELVLNAGAGFITALVGNVMTMPGLGLVPGYLKIDIGADGEITGLG; encoded by the coding sequence ATGCTAACCGATATGGATATTTCGCGCCGTGCGCACCTAAAAGATATCGCAGCGCTTGGCGCCGAATTTGGGTTATTGCCCGATGAGATGCAGCTATTTGGCAAGACTAAAGCCAAGGTCGATTTACGTGTGCAGCAGCGCTTAGCCGGGCAGCAACAGGGTAAACTGATCATTGTCACCGCCGTGACACCTACGCCCCACGGCGAAGGCAAAACTGTCACCACCATTGGCTTAACCCAATCCCTTAAAGCGCTCGGTAACAAGGTGTGCGCCTGTATTCGCCAGCCCAGTATGGGCCCGGTTTTTGGGGTGAAAGGTGGCGCTGCTGGTGGCGGTTACGCCCAAGTGGTGCCCATGCAGGAGCTGAATCTGCATTTAACGGGTGATATTCATGCTGTCAGCAGCGCCCATAATCTTGGCGCGGCGGCGATAGCTTCTCGGCTGTACCATGAAAGACGCTTAGGTAAGGCCGAATTTGAGCTGCAGTCCGGGCAGAATTACCTGGATATAGCGCCTAACGGCATCCGTTGGCACAGGGTGGTCGATCATAACGATCGCTGCTTACGTGAAATTGAAGTTGGGCTGGGTGAAAATAATGGCCCAGCTTACACCTCTGGCTTTGATATTACCGCCGCCTCTGAGTTAATGGCGATTCTTGCACTCAGTAGTAATCTGGCGGATATGCGCGTGCGTATTGGCAAGCTTGTGCTGGCAGTCAATCGCCAAGGTGCGGCTATTAGCGCGGAAGATCTTGGGGTTGCCGGCGCGATGACGGCGATCATGGCGGATGCGGTAAAACCCACCCTGATGCAGACCTTAAACGGTGCGCCTTGTCTTATCCACGCAGGGCCATTTGCGAATATTGCCCATGGCAACTCGTCGGTGATTGCCGACGATATCGCCTTAAAGCTGGCTGATTTTGTGGTGACAGAAGGCGGTTTTGGCTCCGATATGGGGTTTGAGAAATTTTGTAATATCAAGGCGCGCCAGTCGGGATTAACCCCTAGCGCCGCGGTGTTAGTGACCACCTTAAAGGCATTGAAGGCCAATAGCGGCTTAACGTCGGATGCGGATATCAATGCGCCCGACCAAGCCCGTCTCGAGGCGGGATTTGCCAACTTAAACTGGCATATCAACAATGTGGCGCGTTACGGTATTCCAGTTGTGGTGGCTATTAATCGCTTTGCAAGTGATACGGATGCCGAGCTTAACTGGTTGATTGAGGCCGTTGCGGGCACTGCCGCCTTTGGCTGCGAGCTTAGCGAGGCATTCAGCCAAGGTGAGGCGGGGGCATTGGCCTTGGCGCAAACAGTCATGCGCGCCTGTGAGCAGCCAAGTGAGTTTACCCTGCTATATCCCGATGACATGGCGCTTGAGGCTAAATTATCGACCTTAGCTGAAGTCGGCTATGGTGCTGCTGGGGTGAGTTTATCCGAGGCGGCTAAGCTGCAATTACAAGAACTCAGTGCCCTTGGCTACGCCGATTTACCTGTCTGCATGGCAAAAACACCCTTGTCCATTAGCCATGACCCTCAACTTAAAGGCGTACCGCAAGGTTTTATCGTGCCTGTGCGCGAGTTAGTGTTAAATGCAGGGGCCGGATTTATTACCGCGCTGGTGGGGAATGTGATGACTATGCCAGGGCTTGGATTAGTTCCGGGCTATTTAAAGATTGATATCGGCGCCGATGGTGAGATTACCGGTTTAGGTTAA
- a CDS encoding porin family protein: MTVFNNRISLVALACAFASPTLFAADSSLTNPAISAVLNGYYQTAERPLAETAEGFGLGETELAMSANIDDMFYGKVTAVVEMHDGETELNLEEAFIQTMAMPAGFSIRGGRFLSDIGYLNNQHLHTDSFTDRPIAYRAFFGGHYFDDGVRLNFVAPTDLYWTLGAEAFKGDSMRAADEHGEREFKNVGVYTFYTKIGGDIGDNSSWQAGLSYLRNENGQVTAHEEGDEHEDETAEEGHDHSHAASYTGKNTYGADFVYKWAPNGNYKYQNLTLSGEYYRVTDFVPSDLHPEDAPSKDYHQGWYLSSVYQFTPSWSAGVRYGEVDTQELHGDHFHGQKLKESEVSLAWHSSHFSTVRFQYTNQNGTNFDGIEDDNVFTVQYIMSLGAHGAHQF, from the coding sequence ATGACTGTTTTTAACAACCGAATTTCTTTGGTGGCTTTGGCGTGCGCATTTGCTTCACCGACGTTATTTGCCGCTGATTCAAGTTTAACCAATCCGGCGATCAGCGCAGTGCTGAATGGCTATTATCAAACGGCCGAGCGTCCATTGGCCGAAACCGCCGAAGGATTTGGTTTAGGCGAAACTGAGCTGGCGATGAGCGCCAACATTGACGACATGTTCTACGGCAAAGTGACCGCCGTCGTTGAGATGCACGACGGTGAAACTGAGCTTAATCTCGAAGAAGCCTTTATCCAAACCATGGCGATGCCTGCGGGGTTCTCAATCCGTGGCGGACGTTTCCTCTCGGATATCGGTTATTTAAATAACCAGCATTTACACACAGATTCATTCACCGATCGCCCGATTGCTTACCGTGCTTTTTTCGGTGGCCATTACTTTGACGACGGTGTGCGCTTAAACTTTGTGGCGCCAACGGATCTGTATTGGACCTTAGGCGCCGAAGCCTTCAAGGGCGACAGCATGCGTGCTGCCGATGAACACGGCGAACGTGAGTTTAAAAATGTGGGCGTATACACCTTTTACACCAAAATTGGTGGTGACATTGGTGATAACAGTTCATGGCAGGCGGGCTTAAGTTACCTACGTAACGAAAATGGCCAAGTCACAGCCCATGAAGAGGGCGATGAGCACGAAGATGAAACCGCCGAGGAAGGCCATGACCACAGCCATGCGGCATCTTACACAGGTAAAAACACCTATGGTGCTGATTTTGTGTATAAATGGGCGCCAAATGGTAACTATAAATACCAAAACCTGACCCTGAGCGGCGAGTATTATCGTGTAACTGACTTTGTGCCGAGCGACCTTCATCCCGAAGATGCGCCGAGCAAGGATTATCATCAAGGTTGGTATCTGAGCAGCGTATATCAATTCACGCCTAGCTGGTCTGCGGGTGTGCGTTACGGCGAGGTGGATACCCAAGAGCTCCATGGCGATCATTTCCATGGACAGAAGTTAAAGGAATCTGAGGTGAGTCTGGCGTGGCATTCGAGCCATTTCTCGACGGTACGTTTCCAGTACACCAATCAGAATGGAACTAACTTCGATGGAATCGAAGACGACAATGTTTTCACTGTTCAATACATTATGTCTCTGGGGGCTCACGGTGCGCATCAATTCTAA
- a CDS encoding metal ABC transporter solute-binding protein, Zn/Mn family, which produces MRINSNVVKAAAAALSFACSGFAHAKLNVFACEPEYAALAKELAPNASIYSATTALQDPHQVQARPSLIAKMRQADLVVCAGADLEIGWLPMLQMKSANAKVRSTDQGLFFAADQIDTLDKLANVDRSMGDVHAQGNPHIHFDPTRLLSVANALSAKMSQLDPSEAANYQKALADFSTRWQAAIPRWEEQAKALKGKKVIAYHTSFRYLFNWLGIEQAADLEPKPGLAPTSGHLASLLSRAEQGDILAVVVASYQDERGAKWLGEKANLPVLMLPMSVGGNDASQDLFSLYDSAIALLNGVK; this is translated from the coding sequence GTGCGCATCAATTCTAATGTTGTTAAAGCGGCCGCAGCGGCCCTGTCTTTCGCCTGTTCAGGCTTTGCCCATGCAAAGCTGAATGTGTTTGCCTGTGAACCTGAATATGCCGCATTGGCAAAAGAGTTGGCTCCAAACGCCAGCATTTATTCGGCAACCACGGCCTTACAGGATCCGCATCAAGTGCAGGCGCGTCCGAGTTTGATCGCCAAAATGCGCCAAGCAGATCTGGTGGTCTGTGCGGGCGCCGATTTAGAAATCGGTTGGCTGCCAATGCTGCAAATGAAGTCGGCTAACGCTAAGGTTCGCTCTACCGATCAGGGGCTGTTTTTCGCCGCCGATCAAATCGATACCTTAGATAAGTTAGCGAATGTGGACCGCAGCATGGGTGATGTGCATGCTCAGGGAAATCCGCATATCCACTTCGATCCGACGCGTTTGCTGAGCGTGGCGAATGCGCTCAGCGCTAAGATGAGCCAACTCGACCCGAGTGAGGCGGCGAATTACCAAAAGGCATTAGCGGACTTTAGTACTCGTTGGCAGGCGGCGATCCCCCGCTGGGAAGAACAGGCCAAAGCGTTAAAAGGCAAAAAGGTCATCGCCTATCACACCAGTTTTAGATATCTGTTCAACTGGTTGGGGATTGAACAAGCTGCTGATCTTGAGCCTAAACCCGGTCTGGCACCGACTAGCGGCCATTTAGCGAGTTTGCTGAGCCGCGCCGAGCAGGGCGATATTCTGGCGGTAGTTGTGGCGTCCTATCAGGATGAGCGTGGCGCTAAGTGGTTGGGTGAAAAGGCTAATCTACCTGTGCTTATGTTGCCAATGTCGGTAGGTGGCAATGATGCGAGTCAAGATCTCTTCAGCCTCTATGACAGCGCGATTGCCCTCTTAAACGGGGTGAAATAA
- a CDS encoding mechanosensitive ion channel family protein translates to MRRSLIFMFALSFPLLLSTEVFATDAAEPVTATQTAAIPNEAQNELITLKSAIKEDIARLSLSQGELRTIVEYRIQNKTLQLRNKIKVLLEDENYDKAFMLALVQEQLTFNLKINDYFNDIVTKLSHKLGTADDESTLLEISKRELDKDNNYKQRLETLNWLGQMGEDVAAQKAELTQILLSRADNFDSFVTFTQQQLQNAVNAATNAGKDVTAAQTSRVMQLKDRLALNSQSLSIDIDLLDALEQNTASLKKTLFSISGDITQDVLSIDVASSLVEQWLHTAKEQSINHGPTLVFKLFIFCMILFVASLAGKLAKKIVSNTVSNSKLNFSKLLQDFFTSLSGKAVFTIGVLIALSQLGIELGPLLAGFGIAGVIIGFALQDSLSNFASGMMILIYRPYDVGDLISAAGVTGRVSHMSLVSTTIKTLDNQRLIIPNNKIWGDTINNITAEHQRRVDMTFGIGYGDNIEHAEAVLKSIVEAHPKVQKIPAPLIKLHVLGESSVDFIVRPWAKPEDYWDVYWDITREVKMRFDAEGISIPFPQRDVHIYQTSK, encoded by the coding sequence ATGCGCCGCTCACTCATATTCATGTTCGCTCTCAGCTTTCCCCTGCTATTGAGTACCGAGGTTTTCGCGACGGATGCAGCCGAACCCGTTACAGCCACTCAAACCGCTGCCATCCCTAACGAAGCCCAAAACGAATTAATTACGCTAAAGTCAGCGATTAAAGAGGATATTGCGCGCTTATCCCTATCCCAAGGTGAGTTGCGCACCATTGTTGAATATCGCATTCAAAACAAGACATTGCAGTTACGCAATAAGATTAAAGTGCTGTTAGAAGATGAGAACTACGATAAAGCCTTTATGTTGGCATTGGTGCAAGAGCAGCTGACATTTAATCTTAAAATCAACGACTACTTCAATGATATCGTGACCAAGTTGTCCCATAAACTCGGCACGGCGGATGACGAGTCGACCTTACTCGAAATCTCTAAACGTGAGCTCGATAAGGACAACAACTACAAACAACGACTCGAAACCTTAAACTGGCTCGGCCAAATGGGCGAAGATGTCGCAGCGCAGAAAGCGGAGCTGACCCAAATTCTCTTAAGTCGCGCCGATAACTTCGATAGCTTTGTCACTTTTACCCAGCAGCAGTTACAAAATGCAGTTAACGCCGCCACTAATGCCGGTAAAGATGTGACCGCCGCGCAAACCAGTCGCGTCATGCAGCTAAAGGACAGATTGGCGCTCAATAGCCAGAGCCTTAGCATAGATATCGACTTACTCGATGCGCTCGAGCAAAACACCGCCTCGCTGAAAAAGACCCTGTTCAGTATCTCAGGCGATATCACTCAGGATGTCTTGAGTATCGATGTGGCCTCAAGCCTAGTCGAACAATGGCTGCATACGGCCAAAGAACAGTCCATCAACCATGGCCCGACTTTAGTCTTTAAGCTATTTATCTTCTGTATGATCCTGTTTGTCGCAAGCCTTGCGGGCAAACTGGCGAAGAAGATTGTGAGCAATACCGTCAGTAACTCTAAGTTAAATTTCAGTAAGTTACTGCAAGACTTCTTTACCTCGCTCTCGGGCAAAGCGGTTTTCACTATCGGTGTACTGATAGCCCTCTCCCAGCTTGGGATTGAGTTAGGCCCGTTATTGGCAGGCTTTGGTATCGCCGGTGTGATCATCGGTTTCGCCCTGCAGGATTCACTCTCGAACTTTGCCTCGGGCATGATGATTTTGATCTATCGTCCCTACGATGTGGGTGACTTGATTAGCGCGGCTGGTGTAACTGGTCGAGTTAGCCATATGAGCCTAGTCTCCACCACAATTAAAACCTTAGATAACCAAAGGCTTATTATTCCAAACAACAAGATTTGGGGTGATACCATTAACAATATCACCGCCGAGCACCAACGCCGCGTCGACATGACCTTCGGCATTGGCTATGGCGACAATATTGAGCACGCCGAAGCCGTGCTTAAGTCGATTGTGGAAGCGCATCCTAAGGTGCAAAAAATCCCTGCACCGCTCATTAAGCTGCACGTTTTAGGGGAGTCATCGGTCGACTTTATCGTCCGTCCTTGGGCTAAACCCGAAGATTATTGGGATGTGTATTGGGATATTACCCGCGAAGTGAAAATGCGCTTCGATGCCGAGGGCATCAGCATTCCTTTCCCGCAGCGCGATGTACATATTTACCAAACCAGTAAATAA
- a CDS encoding ABC-type zinc uptake system zinc chaperone — MRLHSHIRRTISIWLAAVLVLLSFVASAHSVTHLDDGAKTHCTLCFHQHQLNKILLTQPLKLDLAVQRFDVCEFVLPVSFSKHVSVYLSRAPPVLR; from the coding sequence GTGAGACTGCACAGTCACATAAGACGCACAATTTCGATATGGCTTGCCGCCGTATTGGTGTTGCTGTCTTTTGTTGCCTCAGCCCATAGTGTGACCCACCTTGATGATGGGGCAAAGACGCACTGTACCTTGTGCTTCCATCAACATCAGCTGAATAAAATTCTGCTCACCCAACCGCTTAAGCTCGATTTAGCGGTACAGCGGTTCGATGTCTGTGAATTTGTCTTACCCGTTAGCTTCTCCAAACACGTCAGTGTTTACCTAAGTCGCGCGCCACCCGTTCTCCGCTAA
- a CDS encoding metal ABC transporter permease: MLDLELMSILLPALAAGILVLSTHIVLGKQVLKRGIIFIDLAIAQVAALGAIVAHMDHRLEEMPFSNVWMPALFALAGAGFIAWLSKRMAGELEAMIGCFYVLSAVAAMLLLANDPHGAELLKQLMSGQILWVSWSQLVLPTVVYSAVLAVIFLRPQILNGAGFYLLFALVITLSVELVGVYLVFSTLILPALALNKYQGKNGLFYAYLVGLMGYLLGLVLSATLDLPSGAAIVATLALSALVFRLGLSQTAAVRQVAN; encoded by the coding sequence ATGTTGGATCTGGAACTGATGTCGATCCTGCTGCCAGCACTGGCGGCGGGGATCTTAGTGCTCTCAACGCATATTGTACTTGGCAAACAAGTTCTTAAGCGTGGGATCATCTTTATCGATTTAGCCATTGCTCAAGTCGCCGCGTTGGGGGCGATTGTGGCACACATGGACCACAGGTTAGAAGAGATGCCATTTTCTAATGTGTGGATGCCAGCCTTATTCGCCCTTGCAGGGGCGGGTTTTATCGCTTGGTTATCTAAGCGGATGGCGGGTGAGCTAGAGGCGATGATAGGGTGCTTTTACGTATTGTCGGCGGTGGCGGCCATGCTATTGCTGGCGAACGATCCCCACGGGGCTGAGCTGTTAAAGCAATTGATGTCGGGCCAGATCCTTTGGGTGAGTTGGTCGCAATTAGTGTTGCCGACCGTGGTTTATTCTGCTGTGTTAGCGGTGATATTTCTGCGGCCACAGATCTTAAACGGTGCGGGATTTTATCTGCTGTTTGCGCTGGTGATCACCTTGTCGGTAGAGCTGGTTGGGGTCTATTTAGTGTTTAGCACACTCATTTTGCCAGCACTTGCGCTCAACAAGTATCAAGGTAAAAACGGCTTGTTTTACGCTTATCTGGTCGGCCTTATGGGTTACTTGCTGGGGCTGGTGCTCTCAGCAACGTTGGACTTACCGAGCGGCGCGGCAATTGTCGCGACTTTGGCCCTTAGTGCCTTGGTCTTCCGTTTAGGCTTAAGTCAAACTGCGGCAGTGCGCCAGGTCGCAAACTAG
- a CDS encoding MaoC/PaaZ C-terminal domain-containing protein yields MPSLFSLYRKIFFGRKPGWDQQPLPYIKVSAPNVQVSEAKVSQYAQVCGFNFDGKILPPTYLYVMAFRLHAVIFTHDGITFPLLGMIHLKNRIQVYRPTTVDEVFSLECALTTSRETDSGLEFEFVSKAFVGEELVWESLSTYLYRIETAGRRVRPPKALEMAWDSPQSWELSEDLGRRYAKASGDYNLIHLHPVLSKRFGFDRVLAHGMWSKARCLAELMPEIGERPFVVDVAFKLPLLMPAEVGFGYEKSQDKWVFELRDSKGRRPHLSGEVQL; encoded by the coding sequence ATGCCCTCGCTGTTTTCTCTTTATCGCAAGATTTTCTTTGGTCGTAAACCCGGTTGGGACCAACAGCCCTTACCTTATATCAAGGTGTCGGCGCCCAATGTGCAAGTGTCTGAGGCCAAAGTTAGCCAATATGCCCAAGTGTGTGGCTTTAATTTCGACGGTAAAATATTACCGCCAACCTATTTGTATGTGATGGCATTTCGCCTACACGCGGTGATTTTTACCCACGATGGTATTACTTTCCCGCTGCTGGGGATGATCCATTTAAAGAACCGTATCCAAGTTTATCGTCCGACGACAGTCGATGAAGTGTTCTCCCTCGAATGCGCGTTAACCACCAGCCGTGAAACCGATTCAGGCTTAGAGTTTGAATTTGTCTCTAAGGCCTTTGTGGGCGAAGAGCTGGTGTGGGAATCGCTGTCGACTTATCTCTATCGTATCGAGACCGCGGGCCGCCGCGTTCGTCCTCCTAAGGCGCTCGAGATGGCTTGGGATTCACCCCAATCATGGGAATTGAGTGAAGATTTAGGTCGTCGTTATGCGAAAGCATCAGGCGACTATAACCTGATCCACCTGCATCCCGTGCTGTCCAAACGTTTCGGTTTTGACCGTGTGCTGGCCCATGGTATGTGGTCTAAGGCGCGCTGCTTAGCGGAATTAATGCCTGAGATTGGTGAACGCCCCTTTGTGGTCGATGTGGCCTTTAAGCTGCCGTTACTGATGCCCGCAGAAGTGGGATTTGGTTACGAAAAATCACAAGACAAGTGGGTGTTTGAGCTGCGTGACAGTAAAGGTCGTAGACCGCATCTCAGTGGTGAAGTGCAGCTTTAA